A single region of the Lycium barbarum isolate Lr01 chromosome 2, ASM1917538v2, whole genome shotgun sequence genome encodes:
- the LOC132627471 gene encoding uncharacterized protein LOC132627471 has protein sequence MSDYPVLDNRPINKWKVAELREELKRRNLTTKGLKDDLVRRLNEDMCKEMEAAEVEESKDDDRDIDPANGLEDTEPEPDPVKLVDEVLDHPQSEVTKGSDHITDSACGLEDTQPNSSPAKLVDNVQKHHQDEVNDIDGDDTRASTKNCLVEIEQNKVLDEVATGGTDAAAGESRHSEAPVHSTSVINKIASTDQFIEDKPDKEHKVIDSSQDNYVVDGVSGVQDVSIPGSCTGQDAEDMKISSSEGVLEDNLRRQENDVEVTPVTSSIKLDNEGLKPSGMDAEPDMSNPATQVYEVNPNLGSQVKSDSFSTDTLPINENKDLNDNLNADNVKLETEVVRQEMELQSSSKDLSDVGSSHPLDDQMPHEMQGLVGETDDDESSDVKFSMKNDNADQVSVDVAKVEHGLESKTSNNSEQTDIQFDNARTLGDVVEPSLSPKNIEGSAEDKHGLTASGDDRKDFSKINDLGDGENMEKINLDQSDDSMEEDVLETKHVDFDHISKENDKTEEPITVMTEDPKVRLSGSSDAMQLDIPSEKVESQETKDKSPDLSEKRKFQDEAGGGSKEPAKRQRRWNTESLKTAEPQNSSVALSKNVVQTTPVKPILGRTNSTVGGDAPKERIVPKSSETATNSLKIENFLRPFTLKAVQELLGRTGEVCSFWMDQIKTHCYVTYSSVEEAIETRNAVYNLQWPPNGGRLLVADFVDPQQVQTKVEGREPAFPPKNASPAVPPASSSVQTPPAQQQGRKQQAESEHPLARQPAPAPPSAPPTKEMLPSPVADKNDPPIVTLDDLFRKTKATPRIYYLPLTDEEVAKKLAIRGNAKH, from the exons ATGTCGGATTACCCTGTGCTTGATAATCGTCCAATTAATAAATGGAAAGTAGCAGAATTAAGGGAAGAGCTTAAGAGGAGGAACTTAACAACAAAAGGGTTGAAGGATGATCTGGTTAGGCGATTAAATGAAGATATGTGCAAAGAAATGGAAGCTGCTGAGGTTGAAGAGAGTAAGGATGATGATCGTGACATCGATCCTGCAAATGGTCTTGAAGATACTGAACCAGAGCCTGATCCTGTTAAATTGGTCGATGAGGTTCTGGATCACCCCCAAAGTGAAGTTACTAAGGGTTCTGATCATATTACTGATTCTGCCTGTGGTCTTGAAGACACTCAACCAAATAGTAGCCCTGCTAAATTGGTTGATAATGTTCAGAAGCATCACCAAGATGAAGTTAATGATATTGATGGTGATGATACTAGGGCCAGCACCAAGAATTGTCTTGTTGAAATAGAGCAGAACAAAGTGTTGGATGAGGTTGCAACTGGAGGTACTGATGCTGCTGCTGGAGAATCAAGACATTCAGAGGCACCTGTCCATAGCACTAGTGTTATAAATAAGATTGCGTCTACTGATCAATTTATTGAAGACAAACCTGATAAGGAACACAAGGTTATTGATTCTTCTCAGGATAATTATGTTGTTGATGGGGTATCTGGAGTTCAGGATGTTTCTATTCCAGGCAGTTGCACTGGACAGGACGCTGAGGATATGAAAATTTCATCTTCTGAGGGAGTGCTTGAGGACAACCTTAGGAGACAAGAAAATGATGTGGAGGTAACCCCAGTAACATCCAGCATTAAGTTAGATAATGAGGGTCTGAAACCCTCAGGCATGGATGCTGAGCCAGATATGTCAAATCCAGCCACTCAGGTATATGAGGTGAACCCTAATTTAGGGTCTCAAGTAAAATCTGACTCATTTTCTACTGATACTTTGCCCATTAATGAAAATAAAGATTTAAATGATAATTTGAATGCTGATAATGTCAAATTAGAAACTGAAGTTGTTAGGCAAGAGATGGAGCTGCAGTCATCCAGCAAAGACCTATCAGATGTTGGCAGCTCTCATCCATTGGATGATCAGATGCCACATGAGATGCAGGGTCTTGTTGGAGAAACTGATGATGACGAATCTTCAGATGTGAAATTTAGCATGAAAAATGACAATGCAGATCAGGTTTCTGTTGACGTTGCCAAGGTAGAGCATGGTTTGGAGAGTAAGACTTCGAATAATAGTGAGCAAACCGATATACAGTTTGACAATGCTAGAACTTTAGGTGATGTTGTTGAGCCTAGTTTGTCACCTAAGAACATTGAGGGATCTGCTGAAGATAAACATGGTCTTACTGCTTCCGGTGATGATAGAAAAG ATTTTAGCAAGATAAACGATCTAGGGGATGGTGAGAATATGGAAAAGATAAACTTGGATCAGTCTGATGATTCCATGGAGGAGGATGTACTAGAGACAAAGCATGTGGATTTTGATCATATTTCTAAGGAGAATGATAAGACAGAAGAGCCTATTACGGTAATGACAGAAGATCCCAAAGTTCGACTGAGTGGTTCTTCTGATGCAATGCAGCTAGACATTCCTTCTGAGAAGGTTGAGTCTCAAGAAACTAAAGATAAGTCTCCTGATTTGTCAGAGAAGAGGAAGTTTCAAG ATGAAGCAGGAGGTGGGAGTAAAGAGCCTGCTAAAAGGCAGCGTAGATGGAACACTGAGAGTTTGAAGACTGCTGAACCACAAAATTCAAGTGTTGCTTTATCAAAGAATGTTGTTCAGACCACCCCTGTCAAACCCATCCTTGGCCGGACTAACTCTACAGTTGGTGGGGATGCACCTAAGGAGCGGATTG TACCAAAGTCTTCCGAAACAGCCACTAATTCTCTCAAAATTGAGAACTTCTTGCGGCCTTTTACATTGAAAGCTGTGCAAGAGCTCCTTGGAAGAACAGGTGAAGTCTGCAGTTTCTGGATGGACCAGATAAAGACCCACTGCTATGTCACG TATTCTTCGGTAGAAGAAGCCATAGAGACCCGAAACGCTGTTTACAATCTCCAATGGCCACCAAATGGAGGTCGTCTCCTGGTTGCAGATTTTGTTGATCCCCAACAGGTGCAAACCAAGGTAGAGGGTCGCGAACCTGCTTTTCCACCGAAAAATGCCAGTCCTGCTGTGCCTCCAGCTTCATCTTCTGTTCAAACACCACCTGCCCAGCAGCAGGGTCGCAAACAGCAAGCTGAGTCAGAACATCCACTCGCACGCCAGCCAGCACCTGCTCCTCCTAGTGCTCCTCCAACAAAAGAGATGCTGCCTTCACCTGTTGCTGATAAAAATGATCCCCCTATTGTAACTTTGGATGACCTCTTCAGAAAGACCAAAGCCACTCCCCGTATCTATTATTTACCATTGACAGATGAAGAAGTTGCTAAAAAGCTTGCCATTAGGGGAAATGCTAAGCACTAG
- the LOC132627473 gene encoding large ribosomal subunit protein eL30-like: MASVGKKSKKTHESINNRLALVMKSGKYTLGYKTVLKTLRTSKGKLILISNNCPPLRKSEIEYYAMLAKVGVHHFNGNNVDLGTACGKFHRVSCLSIIDPGDSDIIKSLPGDH; the protein is encoded by the exons ATGGCTAGTGTTGGGAAGAAATCAAAGAAGACCCATGAGAGCATCAACAACAGGTTGGCACTTGTAATGAAGAGTGGCAAATACACTCTTGGTTACAAGACTGTTCTCAAGACTCTCAGGACCTCCAAAG GGAAGTTGATATTGATATCAAACAACTGCCCACCTTTGAGGAAATCTGAGATTGAGTACTATGCTATGCTTGCTAAAGTTGGTGTTCACCATTTCAATGGCA ACAATGTTGATCTTGGAACAGCATGTGGGAAGTTTCACCGTGTGTCATGCCTCAGCATCATTGACCCAG GTGATTCAGACATTATCAAGTCTCTGCCTGGAGATCACTAA